A stretch of Dietzia lutea DNA encodes these proteins:
- a CDS encoding DUF2243 domain-containing protein yields MPTPSTPTPDVDPAGTSPPPAIGRRLVLSGFLFGCGIAGSVIDLFIFHLLLQWHHFYDLSTTTVALVADGLFHGATWLITVWGLFMFADVRQQISVPWGRWTGSALAGIGVFQLFDGVVFHKILGIHQIRYGVDLLVYDLVWIISAVLLLLIGIVILRRTRAVPLRAPAVRRPWV; encoded by the coding sequence ATGCCCACGCCGTCGACACCCACACCCGACGTCGACCCCGCCGGCACGTCGCCCCCGCCCGCCATCGGCCGACGCCTCGTCCTGTCGGGATTCCTCTTCGGCTGCGGTATCGCCGGCTCGGTCATCGACCTGTTCATCTTCCATCTGCTCCTGCAGTGGCACCACTTCTACGACCTGTCCACCACGACGGTCGCCCTCGTGGCCGACGGACTCTTCCACGGGGCCACCTGGCTCATCACCGTGTGGGGCCTGTTCATGTTCGCCGACGTCCGCCAGCAGATTTCGGTCCCGTGGGGACGATGGACCGGGTCGGCCCTCGCCGGGATCGGTGTCTTCCAGCTGTTCGACGGAGTGGTCTTCCACAAGATCCTCGGCATACACCAGATCCGCTACGGCGTGGACCTGCTCGTCTACGACCTCGTGTGGATCATCTCCGCGGTGCTTCTGCTGCTGATCGGGATCGTCATCCTGCGCCGGACGAGGGCCGTTCCGCTGCGGGCCCCCGCCGTCAGGCGCCCCTGGGTCTGA
- a CDS encoding dihydrodipicolinate synthase family protein produces MRTEATTGLSAFPLTPLRDDRVDEHAYVELVERLARSGVDSIGALGSTGSYAYLDRAERRRVAELTVRHAADVPVIVGISALRTSHVRALAHDAQAAGASAVMLAPMSYQPLTADDVVCLYTDVATELSVPMVVYDNPGTTRFDFTPALYARLAELPSVASIKIPPPPPEAEAAREHIARLRAAVPARVGLGVSGDPSAAAALLGGCDCWYSVLAGTLPGPALEIARAALAGDSGEACAASNRLAPLWDLFARHGSLRVVAAVAELLGLAPEDCLPRPLLGLRGRDRAEVETVLTALSLTK; encoded by the coding sequence GTGCGCACGGAAGCGACCACCGGCCTGAGCGCGTTCCCGCTCACCCCGCTGCGCGACGACCGTGTCGACGAGCACGCCTACGTCGAGCTCGTCGAGCGGCTGGCGCGCTCCGGGGTCGACTCGATCGGCGCGCTCGGCTCCACCGGCTCGTACGCCTACCTCGACCGGGCCGAGCGGCGCCGCGTGGCCGAGCTGACCGTTCGGCACGCGGCCGACGTCCCGGTGATCGTCGGCATCAGCGCGCTGCGCACCTCGCACGTACGGGCTCTGGCCCACGACGCGCAGGCGGCCGGCGCCTCGGCGGTGATGCTCGCCCCCATGAGCTACCAACCGCTCACCGCCGACGACGTGGTGTGCCTGTACACCGACGTCGCGACCGAGTTGTCCGTGCCGATGGTGGTCTATGACAACCCCGGCACCACCCGGTTCGACTTCACGCCCGCGCTCTACGCCCGTCTGGCGGAGCTGCCCTCGGTCGCGTCGATCAAGATCCCACCGCCCCCGCCGGAGGCCGAGGCCGCGCGCGAGCACATCGCGCGGCTCCGGGCGGCCGTGCCCGCGCGCGTCGGGTTGGGGGTGTCCGGAGATCCCTCGGCCGCCGCGGCGCTCCTCGGCGGCTGCGACTGCTGGTACTCCGTCCTCGCCGGCACCCTGCCCGGGCCTGCCCTCGAGATCGCCCGCGCGGCGCTGGCGGGCGACAGCGGGGAGGCGTGCGCCGCGTCGAACCGGCTCGCCCCACTGTGGGACCTCTTCGCCCGGCACGGGAGCCTGCGGGTGGTGGCGGCCGTCGCCGAACTGCTCGGCCTCGCTCCGGAGGACTGCCTGCCCCGGCCGCTTCTGGGGCTGCGCGGCCGTGACCGGGCCGAGGTGGAGACCGTCCTCACAGCCCTGTCGCTCACGAAATAA
- a CDS encoding bifunctional adenosylcobinamide kinase/adenosylcobinamide-phosphate guanylyltransferase: protein MRVLVTGGVRSGKSRHAVRLLAESEPDTVTFVAPGHPADDLDDPDWAKRVAHHRAHRPAGWRTVESPDVATALREAPGPVLVDCLGTWLTATVDGLGLWDAPTDEARAAVDERTDVLCAALKDRADVVLVTNEVGSGVVPPYLSGGLFRDLLGALNQTVAECCDEVHLVVCGRVLTL, encoded by the coding sequence ATGCGTGTCCTGGTCACCGGCGGTGTGCGGTCCGGGAAGTCCCGGCACGCGGTGCGACTGCTAGCCGAGTCCGAACCCGACACGGTGACGTTCGTGGCGCCGGGCCATCCCGCCGACGACCTCGACGACCCCGACTGGGCTAAACGCGTCGCCCACCACCGCGCCCACCGGCCCGCGGGGTGGCGCACGGTCGAGTCCCCCGACGTTGCCACCGCTCTGCGCGAGGCGCCCGGCCCGGTCCTCGTGGACTGCCTTGGCACCTGGCTCACCGCGACGGTCGACGGCCTGGGACTGTGGGACGCGCCCACCGACGAGGCCCGCGCCGCGGTCGACGAACGCACCGACGTGCTCTGCGCCGCGCTGAAGGACCGGGCCGACGTGGTGCTGGTGACCAATGAGGTCGGCTCCGGCGTCGTCCCGCCCTACCTCTCCGGCGGGCTGTTCCGGGACCTACTCGGTGCGCTCAACCAGACCGTCGCCGAGTGCTGCGACGAGGTGCACCTGGTGGTGTGCGGGCGGGTGCTGACGCTGTGA
- a CDS encoding PLDc N-terminal domain-containing protein, giving the protein MARKKRISELNDAQRAGLWALVALQVSLAVSAWADLAARPAAKVNGSKGKWAAIIVVNFIGPILYFTRGRR; this is encoded by the coding sequence ATGGCCCGGAAGAAGCGCATCAGCGAACTGAACGACGCTCAGCGGGCGGGCCTGTGGGCGCTGGTCGCCCTCCAGGTCTCGCTCGCGGTGTCCGCGTGGGCGGACCTGGCCGCGCGACCGGCCGCGAAGGTCAACGGTTCCAAGGGCAAGTGGGCCGCGATCATCGTGGTCAACTTCATCGGGCCGATCCTCTACTTCACCCGCGGACGGCGATAG
- a CDS encoding cytochrome c oxidase assembly protein, which yields MDSGHDPRGHTGHTGHPAPGGHAGHPGHPGSGGHDGLGTVAHDAAAGWWISEAIGLTVLALALASYLTGVHRHRARGPWARWRTTAWITGLACVGLAWAGPLADAARHDFTAHMVGHLLLGMIGPLLLVLAAPVTLALRTLPAPGARTLSAVLRSPPVRVVTHPVVAAGLNAGGLWLLYATDLFAEMHSAPALHVVVHVHVLLAGVAFTVAMIGPDPNPHRASLRARATVLVLFIGAHSILGKWLYAHPPTGVEPTEARIGAQLMYYGGDIVDLTILVLLFAGWYPGSRFRSRLLPGNPAAGRRHPGIDTAPDPLESGHHIDGGGPAWPGRSASAN from the coding sequence GTGGACTCCGGGCACGACCCGCGCGGGCACACCGGGCACACCGGGCATCCCGCACCCGGCGGGCACGCCGGTCACCCCGGCCACCCCGGGAGCGGCGGACACGACGGGCTCGGGACCGTCGCGCACGACGCGGCAGCCGGATGGTGGATCTCCGAAGCGATCGGGCTCACCGTCCTCGCCCTCGCCCTGGCCTCCTACCTCACCGGCGTCCACCGGCACCGCGCGCGCGGACCGTGGGCCCGGTGGCGCACCACCGCCTGGATCACCGGGCTCGCCTGCGTCGGCCTGGCCTGGGCAGGCCCTCTCGCCGACGCCGCCCGTCACGACTTCACCGCCCACATGGTCGGACACCTGCTTCTGGGCATGATCGGACCGCTCCTGCTGGTCCTCGCCGCGCCGGTGACACTCGCGCTCCGGACACTCCCGGCCCCCGGTGCACGGACCCTGTCGGCGGTGCTGCGCTCGCCGCCCGTCCGCGTGGTGACCCATCCGGTCGTCGCGGCCGGCCTCAACGCGGGCGGTCTGTGGCTGCTCTACGCCACCGATCTGTTCGCGGAGATGCACAGCGCACCGGCGCTGCACGTGGTGGTGCACGTGCACGTCCTACTCGCGGGGGTGGCGTTCACCGTGGCCATGATCGGGCCCGATCCGAACCCCCACCGCGCGTCCCTGCGTGCCCGCGCCACCGTGCTCGTGCTGTTCATCGGCGCCCACTCGATCCTCGGCAAGTGGCTCTATGCCCACCCACCGACAGGCGTGGAGCCGACCGAGGCCCGCATCGGCGCCCAGCTCATGTACTACGGCGGCGACATCGTGGACCTCACGATCCTCGTTCTGCTGTTCGCCGGGTGGTACCCGGGCTCGCGCTTCCGCTCTCGGCTGCTGCCCGGAAACCCCGCCGCCGGGCGCCGCCATCCGGGGATCGACACGGCCCCGGACCCTCTAGAGTCAGGTCACCACATCGACGGAGGAGGTCCGGCATGGCCCGGAAGAAGCGCATCAGCGAACTGA